From a region of the Apibacter sp. B3706 genome:
- a CDS encoding C40 family peptidase — protein MSKSICQVSVAPVRKEPSDSSEMVTQLLFGELCEILEVKQQWVKIKIYFDGYEGWVDYKQVSILSEIEFANFSQDHSYISEPFSLLILNNQPFPVTIGAEVHGAIENSVFKLAPDKHFFIDETLLKGKQKKDQILELAFKYINTPYLWGGKTTYGIDCSGLVQMVYKLAGYKLPRDAGQQALEGQVLSFIEEAEPGDLAFFENQDGKIIHVGFILPDQKILHAHGKVRIDNLDYTGIFNSDLNKHTHQLRFIRRIF, from the coding sequence ATGAGTAAATCTATTTGTCAGGTAAGTGTTGCCCCAGTACGAAAAGAACCGTCTGATTCTTCAGAAATGGTTACTCAATTGTTGTTTGGTGAGCTATGTGAGATTTTAGAAGTGAAACAACAATGGGTTAAAATTAAAATCTATTTTGATGGCTATGAAGGATGGGTAGATTATAAACAGGTTTCCATTCTCAGTGAGATAGAATTTGCTAATTTTTCTCAAGATCATTCATATATATCAGAGCCTTTCAGCCTATTAATTTTAAATAATCAACCTTTTCCGGTTACTATTGGTGCAGAGGTTCACGGTGCTATTGAAAATAGCGTTTTTAAATTAGCTCCCGATAAACATTTTTTTATTGATGAAACTTTGTTAAAAGGAAAACAAAAAAAAGATCAAATTTTAGAATTGGCTTTTAAATACATAAATACTCCCTATTTGTGGGGGGGGAAAACAACCTATGGTATTGATTGCAGTGGCTTGGTTCAAATGGTTTATAAATTAGCCGGGTATAAATTACCAAGAGATGCCGGTCAACAAGCATTAGAAGGGCAAGTATTAAGTTTTATAGAAGAAGCAGAACCGGGAGATCTTGCTTTTTTTGAAAATCAGGATGGAAAAATTATACATGTTGGGTTTATACTTCCTGATCAGAAAATTCTACATGCCCACGGAAAAGTACGCATTGACAATTTAGATTATACAGGAATTTTTAATTCAGATCTTAATAAACATACGCATCAGTTGCGTTTTATCAGAAGAATATTCTAA
- a CDS encoding decaprenyl-phosphate phosphoribosyltransferase, with product MGYLRLIRVKQWLKNVFVFLPIFFAGKILDLNLLLNSIIAFFSFSFIASSIYIINDYTDIEKDRMHPEKKNRPLAAGKIPINHAIIVFLFLVIASYFFGYFTHSWGVILIISVYFIMNLAYSFNLKHIAIIDVSIIAIGFLLRIYMGGFATNLPISVWAVLITFFLALVMALGKRRGELINVQLTGQTRKALDGYNLQFIDIAITMVSTSFVVCYIMYTLDPVIKMNFHYYIVYTSLFAVIGILRYLQLTFVYNKTESPTKMIYRDLFLQIDLAIWIVMIFILKYLN from the coding sequence GTGGGTTATTTAAGATTAATAAGGGTCAAGCAATGGCTAAAAAATGTTTTTGTATTTCTTCCTATATTTTTTGCAGGTAAAATATTAGATTTGAATTTATTGTTAAATTCAATAATCGCCTTTTTTTCGTTTTCATTTATAGCAAGTTCTATTTATATAATTAATGATTATACAGATATCGAAAAAGATAGGATGCATCCTGAAAAAAAAAATAGACCTCTAGCAGCCGGCAAGATACCAATTAATCATGCAATTATAGTATTTCTATTTCTAGTCATTGCATCCTATTTTTTTGGTTATTTTACTCATTCTTGGGGGGTAATTTTAATAATTTCTGTTTACTTTATAATGAATTTAGCTTATAGCTTTAATTTAAAACATATCGCCATTATTGATGTATCAATTATTGCTATAGGTTTTTTACTGAGAATTTATATGGGGGGATTTGCAACTAATTTACCCATATCAGTTTGGGCTGTATTAATTACATTTTTCTTGGCATTAGTAATGGCTCTTGGAAAAAGAAGAGGTGAATTAATTAACGTTCAATTGACAGGTCAAACTAGGAAAGCTTTAGACGGATATAATCTACAATTTATAGATATTGCAATTACGATGGTTTCTACCTCTTTTGTCGTTTGCTATATTATGTATACCTTAGACCCTGTAATAAAAATGAACTTCCATTATTACATTGTGTATACTTCTTTGTTTGCAGTAATTGGTATTCTAAGATATTTACAATTAACTTTTGTATATAATAAAACAGAATCTCCTACCAAGATGATTTACAGAGACCTATTTCTCCAAATAGACTTAGCAATTTGGATCGTGATGATTTTTATACTAAAATATTTAAATTAA
- a CDS encoding SDR family NAD(P)-dependent oxidoreductase: MIILGATSDISQAFINKLLSDNINRYPKIYLITSNPEETQRLSKHILIKFKQDSEIINFDLTKDVDYSVFDSIDSDLLFCATGFLGKNTEAGLYDEYNTQRILEINYSKLVPLVNYFAQKFENKKSGTIIGLSSVAGLRGRQSNFIYGSSKAGFMVYLDGLRNYLYHKNVHVMTVLPGFMDTKMTLGMALPKLLTASPQQAADIIYKAYKKKKNKIYITGIWRYIMLVVRNIPEFIFKKLKM, from the coding sequence ATGATAATTCTAGGAGCAACTTCAGATATCTCTCAAGCATTTATTAATAAATTATTATCTGACAATATAAACAGATATCCCAAAATATATTTAATAACGTCAAACCCGGAAGAAACCCAACGATTATCAAAGCATATTTTAATTAAGTTTAAACAAGATTCCGAAATTATAAATTTTGATTTAACTAAAGATGTTGATTATTCTGTATTTGATTCTATTGATTCAGATTTATTATTTTGTGCGACAGGTTTTTTAGGAAAAAATACAGAAGCGGGATTATATGATGAATATAATACACAAAGGATTCTTGAAATAAATTATTCTAAACTTGTACCATTAGTAAATTATTTTGCTCAAAAATTTGAAAATAAAAAATCAGGAACTATCATCGGATTATCATCTGTTGCCGGACTACGGGGTAGGCAAAGTAATTTTATTTACGGAAGTTCGAAAGCCGGATTTATGGTTTATTTAGACGGTTTGCGTAATTATCTTTATCATAAAAATGTTCATGTTATGACCGTTCTTCCCGGATTTATGGATACCAAAATGACTTTGGGAATGGCATTACCCAAACTCCTAACCGCTTCACCGCAACAAGCCGCAGACATTATCTATAAAGCATATAAGAAGAAAAAAAATAAAATATATATAACGGGCATCTGGAGATATATAATGCTAGTTGTAAGGAATATTCCGGAATTTATATTTAAAAAATTAAAGATGTAA
- the rnhA gene encoding ribonuclease HI, with translation MMIEVYTDGASSGNPGKGGYGIIMKLKGTSYEKNFSEGFRLTTNNRMELLAVIIALEKINKPDQEVEIYSDSKYVVDAVNNKWIYGWEKKRFEKVKNPDLWIRFIKIYRKHKVTFHWVKGHHGHFYNEKADQLATAAAKGENLSIDIGYENLISDNNNIF, from the coding sequence ATTATGATTGAGGTTTATACAGACGGAGCTTCTTCCGGAAATCCGGGAAAAGGAGGGTATGGCATTATAATGAAGCTGAAAGGAACTTCATATGAAAAAAACTTTTCAGAAGGATTTCGCTTAACTACCAACAATAGAATGGAATTATTGGCTGTGATTATTGCTTTGGAAAAAATTAATAAACCCGATCAAGAAGTTGAAATATATTCTGATTCAAAATATGTAGTCGATGCCGTTAATAATAAATGGATTTATGGTTGGGAGAAAAAAAGATTTGAAAAAGTTAAAAATCCAGATCTATGGATTCGATTTATTAAAATATACAGAAAACATAAAGTAACTTTCCACTGGGTAAAGGGTCATCATGGGCATTTTTACAATGAAAAGGCGGATCAGTTGGCAACTGCTGCAGCTAAAGGAGAAAATCTGTCCATTGATATAGGGTATGAAAATCTTATATCAGATAACAATAATATTTTTTAA
- a CDS encoding ribonuclease HII — translation MKLKYSKYKFEVALDEVGRGCLAGPVVAAAVVFPEDFFNEEINDSKQLSERKRKELDSIIRQNAIDYAIAEVSPQKIDEINILNASFLAMHLAVDKLKIQPEFLLVDGNRFHKYKEIPHFCAIKGDANYMNIAAASILAKNHRDFLMDKFHEEFPDYLWKKNKGYPTTAHRQAIKNYGITYLHRKTFKLLDEQLSLNF, via the coding sequence ATGAAATTAAAATATTCAAAATATAAATTTGAAGTTGCACTGGATGAAGTAGGGAGGGGCTGTTTGGCAGGTCCTGTAGTTGCAGCAGCAGTCGTTTTTCCTGAAGACTTTTTTAATGAAGAAATCAATGATTCCAAACAGCTAAGTGAAAGGAAAAGAAAAGAATTAGATAGTATTATTAGACAAAATGCAATTGATTATGCAATTGCAGAAGTTTCCCCACAAAAAATTGATGAAATTAATATTTTAAATGCCAGCTTTTTAGCTATGCATTTAGCTGTGGATAAATTAAAAATTCAACCGGAATTTTTATTAGTTGATGGAAATAGGTTCCATAAATATAAAGAAATACCGCATTTTTGTGCTATAAAGGGTGATGCTAATTATATGAATATAGCTGCTGCATCTATCTTGGCTAAAAATCACAGAGATTTTTTAATGGATAAATTCCATGAAGAATTTCCTGATTATTTATGGAAAAAGAACAAGGGATACCCAACGACTGCTCATAGACAAGCAATAAAAAATTATGGAATTACTTATCTTCATAGAAAGACTTTTAAACTGTTAGACGAACAATTATCCTTAAATTTCTGA
- the menA gene encoding 1,4-dihydroxy-2-naphthoate octaprenyltransferase produces the protein MKNWIEAARLRTLPLSLSGIILGGLLAKWKGNFDGIIFGLSCLTTILFQILSNFANDYGDGTKGTDNELRVGPVRAIQSGAITQQSMFRAILITVFLSLLSSVVLLWYAFIPNYKSEFFIFIGLGIACVLAAIFYTMGKKPYGYMGLGDFFVFIFFGWVSVLGSEFLYTKSFTWDNLLPASAIGLFSVAVLNLNNMRDIESDRISHKKTLALRLGFQNAKYYQMVLMNLPFILCLIFLLIHQKEFVIKLDSWSSLKPFLFFILFIPNTIVRRKILYTQNPKDLDLYLKPTALLALCFSVFFGMGLSL, from the coding sequence ATGAAAAATTGGATTGAGGCCGCTAGATTAAGAACGTTACCGCTTTCATTAAGTGGAATTATTTTAGGAGGATTACTTGCCAAATGGAAAGGAAATTTTGATGGAATTATTTTTGGACTTTCTTGTCTTACAACCATATTATTTCAAATCTTGTCCAATTTTGCCAATGATTATGGAGATGGAACCAAAGGAACCGATAATGAGTTACGAGTTGGTCCGGTCCGTGCTATTCAATCGGGAGCTATTACGCAACAATCCATGTTTCGTGCAATTTTAATTACTGTATTTCTGTCCCTACTTTCTTCGGTAGTTCTTCTTTGGTATGCTTTTATCCCCAATTATAAAAGTGAATTTTTTATATTCATTGGTTTGGGAATTGCTTGTGTATTGGCAGCTATATTTTATACTATGGGAAAAAAGCCCTACGGATATATGGGATTAGGGGATTTTTTTGTTTTTATTTTTTTTGGATGGGTTTCTGTTTTAGGAAGTGAATTTCTTTATACAAAGTCTTTTACTTGGGATAATTTGCTTCCCGCCTCTGCAATTGGCTTATTTAGTGTAGCCGTTTTGAATCTAAATAATATGAGAGACATTGAATCGGATAGAATCAGTCATAAAAAAACGCTGGCATTACGATTAGGATTTCAAAATGCTAAGTATTATCAAATGGTACTAATGAATCTTCCTTTTATACTTTGTCTCATTTTCCTGTTAATACATCAGAAAGAATTTGTTATAAAATTAGATAGTTGGTCATCATTAAAACCATTTTTATTCTTTATACTATTTATTCCGAATACTATAGTACGCAGAAAAATTCTTTACACCCAAAACCCCAAAGATTTAGATTTATACTTAAAACCTACAGCATTGTTAGCCTTATGTTTTTCCGTTTTCTTTGGAATGGGATTAAGTCTTTAA
- a CDS encoding FAD-dependent oxidoreductase, whose translation MSEIENKINITNWGKYPVVKTNFHITSDVKEIVNIIKNSTSIIARGNGRSYGDNSLNSDHILSTLRLNKFLSFDRENGIFECESGVILSDILDVIVPEGYFLPVTPGTKLITVGGAIGSDVHGKNNHSEGCFGDYLIDFRIITQDGEIKKCSREENSDLFWNTIGGMGLTGIIISAKFTLKRIQTAYIKQKVLKAENLEEIFKFFEECENWTYSVAWIDCLQKGNQMGRSILMVGEHAKLSELPTQWKENPLQTKKKLNLNVPFDFPSFVLNTWSVKAFNFLYYLKQRKKIISNVVDYDTFFYPLDAINNWNRIYGKNGFIQYQFIIPKKVGKEGMTEILKTIAKSGQGSFLAVLKLYKKGNINAHNSFPIDGYSLALDFKINKKLPFLVKELDEIVEHYGGRIYLAKDSMSKKSLIDYVKVPETGKFDSLQRKRITNYLS comes from the coding sequence ATGAGTGAAATTGAAAATAAAATAAATATAACTAATTGGGGGAAATATCCGGTAGTTAAAACTAATTTTCATATAACATCTGACGTAAAAGAAATAGTAAATATAATAAAAAATAGTACTTCAATTATTGCAAGGGGAAACGGAAGGTCTTATGGCGATAATTCGTTAAACAGCGATCATATTTTATCTACTCTGCGATTAAATAAATTTTTATCCTTTGATAGAGAAAATGGTATTTTTGAATGTGAATCCGGAGTTATTTTGTCTGATATTCTTGATGTAATTGTTCCCGAAGGTTATTTTTTACCTGTAACTCCGGGTACTAAATTAATTACGGTTGGAGGAGCTATAGGATCTGATGTTCATGGAAAAAATAATCATTCAGAAGGTTGTTTTGGAGATTATTTGATTGATTTCAGAATAATCACCCAAGATGGAGAAATAAAAAAATGCTCCCGTGAGGAAAATTCCGATTTATTTTGGAATACCATTGGAGGTATGGGATTAACAGGTATAATCATTTCAGCTAAATTTACTTTAAAAAGAATACAGACGGCTTATATTAAACAAAAAGTTTTAAAGGCTGAAAACCTTGAGGAAATTTTTAAATTTTTCGAGGAATGTGAAAACTGGACGTATAGTGTAGCATGGATTGATTGCCTACAAAAAGGCAACCAAATGGGGAGATCAATATTAATGGTGGGAGAACATGCGAAGTTGTCTGAATTACCCACTCAATGGAAAGAAAATCCATTACAAACTAAGAAAAAATTAAATTTAAATGTTCCTTTTGATTTTCCGTCATTTGTGTTGAATACATGGTCTGTTAAGGCTTTTAATTTTTTATATTATTTGAAACAAAGAAAAAAAATCATAAGTAATGTAGTAGACTATGATACATTTTTCTACCCTTTAGATGCGATCAACAATTGGAACAGAATTTATGGTAAAAATGGGTTTATACAATATCAATTTATAATACCTAAAAAGGTTGGTAAAGAGGGAATGACGGAGATTTTAAAAACCATAGCAAAAAGTGGCCAAGGTTCATTCCTTGCAGTTTTAAAATTATATAAAAAAGGAAATATAAATGCTCATAATTCGTTTCCTATTGACGGATACAGTTTAGCATTGGATTTTAAAATCAATAAAAAATTACCATTTTTAGTTAAGGAATTAGATGAAATAGTGGAACATTATGGGGGAAGGATTTATTTAGCCAAAGATTCCATGTCCAAAAAATCACTTATAGACTATGTCAAAGTTCCTGAAACAGGTAAATTTGATTCCTTACAAAGAAAAAGAATTACCAATTATTTATCTTGA
- a CDS encoding HAD family hydrolase: MKNNIKHIFFDLDNTLWDTDKNSKLTLKNIYENLKIEEKYQLQFSDFYTSYYNRNENLWSLYRQDKVSKADILEKRFKDTFLEFRINDPEIWDYFNANFLTQIMENNNLIEYAEEILKYLKTNGYQLHVVSNGFIQQTEQKVQETCIKDYITTLTSGEEINKRKPAKEVFELGLKKAHALVNESAFIGDDWEADVLGSQKIGMHPVYFNYKKEEHHKSAEIPIIENLLELKNIF; encoded by the coding sequence ATGAAAAATAACATAAAACACATATTCTTTGATCTTGATAATACACTTTGGGATACGGATAAAAATTCAAAGTTAACTCTTAAAAATATTTATGAAAATTTAAAAATTGAAGAAAAGTATCAATTACAATTTTCAGATTTTTATACAAGTTATTACAACAGGAATGAAAATCTATGGTCCTTATATAGGCAAGATAAGGTAAGCAAGGCAGATATACTGGAAAAAAGATTTAAGGATACGTTTTTGGAATTTCGTATAAATGATCCTGAAATTTGGGATTATTTTAATGCCAATTTTTTAACTCAGATCATGGAAAACAATAATTTAATTGAGTATGCAGAGGAAATTTTGAAATATCTAAAAACAAATGGTTACCAATTACATGTTGTTTCCAATGGCTTTATACAACAAACCGAACAAAAAGTTCAAGAAACTTGTATTAAAGATTATATAACCACCCTAACCAGCGGAGAAGAAATAAATAAAAGAAAGCCGGCTAAAGAAGTATTTGAATTAGGTCTTAAAAAAGCCCATGCATTAGTGAATGAATCCGCGTTTATCGGAGATGATTGGGAGGCAGATGTATTAGGTTCTCAAAAAATAGGGATGCATCCGGTCTATTTTAATTACAAAAAAGAAGAGCATCATAAAAGTGCAGAAATTCCCATAATTGAAAATTTGTTAGAATTAAAAAATATCTTTTAA
- a CDS encoding C40 family peptidase: MKSKMVIYVFGLMFFSFITSCVSYEATSSYKKPKHSHSKRYTYNSNKTNKHISNSKPSHKSPHISKPIKKDSNSESKKYGVHKNIKSTDVILVLKEAEKYKGTPYKYGGNTFSGIDCSGLVCNAYQRIDVKLPRRSIDMSNAGKDVSISRIKEGDLLFFNTGGSSINHVGIVYNISGSGEITFIHASTSKGVIISSLEETYWKNKFKKAQRIL; encoded by the coding sequence ATGAAAAGTAAAATGGTAATCTATGTGTTCGGATTGATGTTTTTTTCATTTATAACATCTTGTGTATCTTACGAGGCAACTTCTTCATATAAAAAACCAAAACATTCTCATTCGAAAAGATATACTTATAATTCCAATAAAACAAATAAACATATTTCAAACTCAAAACCATCGCATAAATCACCCCATATTTCCAAACCGATAAAGAAAGATTCGAATTCAGAATCAAAAAAATACGGAGTTCATAAAAATATAAAATCTACGGATGTTATTTTGGTTTTGAAAGAAGCAGAAAAATATAAAGGGACTCCTTATAAATATGGAGGAAATACTTTCAGTGGCATAGATTGTTCCGGTTTAGTTTGCAATGCTTACCAAAGAATAGATGTAAAATTACCAAGACGTTCCATAGATATGTCTAATGCAGGAAAAGATGTAAGTATCTCTCGAATAAAAGAAGGCGATTTATTGTTTTTTAATACAGGGGGGAGCTCAATAAATCATGTAGGTATAGTCTATAACATATCCGGTTCAGGCGAAATAACATTCATACATGCCTCAACATCTAAAGGGGTTATAATTAGTTCTCTCGAAGAAACTTATTGGAAAAATAAATTTAAAAAAGCACAAAGGATTCTTTAA
- a CDS encoding DUF6646 family protein translates to MKKLIVLFYFLGLISFTHAQSFRGIGDQKVQLGINAFGYGTGITATYDYGVMDWISIGGGTDFYWSADDDNFFIYGRANFHLNDLLDLPHTMDLYPGINIGGRNDGFGIGAHIGYRYFFDDKFGAFAELGSHGSIGVTINL, encoded by the coding sequence ATGAAAAAATTAATAGTACTTTTTTATTTTTTAGGGCTGATTTCCTTTACCCATGCTCAGAGTTTTAGAGGTATAGGAGATCAAAAAGTACAGTTAGGAATTAATGCGTTCGGATATGGAACCGGAATTACTGCTACTTATGATTACGGAGTAATGGATTGGATTTCCATTGGTGGGGGTACCGATTTTTATTGGAGCGCCGATGATGATAATTTTTTTATTTATGGACGGGCTAATTTTCATTTAAATGACCTATTAGACCTTCCTCATACTATGGACTTATATCCCGGAATAAATATAGGAGGAAGAAATGACGGTTTTGGTATAGGTGCACATATTGGGTATCGTTATTTCTTCGATGATAAATTTGGTGCATTTGCAGAGCTAGGCAGCCATGGTTCTATTGGAGTTACTATAAACTTATAA
- the tyrS gene encoding tyrosine--tRNA ligase: MNSFIEELTWRGLIHNIIPGTEEQLNKEMTLGYIGFDPTADSLHVGSLVPILLLVHFQRHGHKPVALVGGSTGMIGDPSGKSTERNLLDSETLQKHILGIKSQLERFLDFDSNKSNSAILVNNYDWMKDVTFLDFARDIGKHITVNYMMAKDSVKKRLNGEYQEGMSFTEFTYQLLQGFDFYHLYKEKGVKLQMGGSDQWGNLTTGTELIRKKIGEEAFALTCPLTTKSNGTKFGKSEGGENVWLDVNRTSVFKFYQFWLNITDIDAEKYIKIYTFLSKDEIESLIRNHNENPSLRILQKKLAEEVTRWVHGKEETDKVIKASSILFGKSTKEDFLSLDETTFLSLFEGVPQKEVSLNILKNGISILDALSEISGFLSSKNEAKRALKEKSISINQEKVNDDFIINESNLIQGKYVLLQRGKKSYFILKGIE, translated from the coding sequence ATGAATTCTTTTATTGAAGAGTTAACTTGGAGGGGATTAATTCATAATATAATCCCGGGAACAGAAGAACAATTAAATAAGGAAATGACGCTGGGTTATATTGGTTTTGATCCGACTGCAGATTCTCTTCATGTAGGAAGCCTGGTGCCTATCTTACTTTTAGTTCATTTTCAAAGACATGGTCATAAGCCTGTTGCTTTAGTGGGTGGTTCCACAGGTATGATCGGTGATCCATCCGGAAAAAGCACAGAGCGCAATTTACTGGATAGTGAAACTTTACAAAAGCACATTTTAGGAATAAAATCTCAATTAGAACGATTTTTAGACTTTGACAGTAACAAGTCAAATTCTGCCATACTGGTTAATAATTATGACTGGATGAAGGATGTTACTTTTTTAGACTTTGCGCGTGATATTGGAAAGCACATAACTGTTAATTACATGATGGCTAAAGATTCCGTCAAAAAAAGATTAAACGGTGAATATCAAGAGGGTATGTCTTTTACAGAATTTACATATCAACTTTTACAAGGTTTTGATTTTTATCATTTATACAAAGAAAAAGGGGTTAAACTTCAAATGGGAGGTTCCGACCAATGGGGAAATTTGACTACAGGAACTGAGCTCATTAGAAAAAAAATCGGTGAAGAAGCTTTTGCTTTAACTTGTCCACTAACTACAAAGTCTAATGGTACTAAATTCGGTAAAAGTGAGGGAGGTGAAAATGTTTGGTTAGATGTAAATAGAACTTCCGTTTTTAAATTTTATCAATTCTGGTTAAATATAACAGATATTGATGCTGAAAAATATATAAAAATTTATACATTCCTCTCCAAGGATGAAATTGAATCATTAATTAGAAATCATAATGAAAACCCATCCCTTAGGATTTTACAAAAAAAATTAGCTGAAGAGGTCACCCGTTGGGTTCATGGTAAGGAAGAAACGGATAAGGTCATAAAAGCTTCCTCTATTTTGTTTGGAAAATCAACTAAGGAAGATTTCCTATCTTTAGATGAAACTACTTTTTTATCTTTATTTGAAGGGGTTCCGCAAAAAGAAGTTTCTTTAAATATTCTTAAAAACGGAATTTCAATTCTTGATGCATTATCAGAAATAAGCGGTTTTTTATCTTCAAAAAATGAAGCTAAAAGAGCTCTAAAGGAAAAATCAATTTCTATTAATCAAGAAAAAGTTAACGATGATTTTATTATTAATGAATCAAATTTAATTCAAGGAAAATACGTTTTACTTCAACGAGGAAAAAAATCATATTTTATCCTTAAAGGAATTGAATAA
- a CDS encoding HAD-IB family hydrolase: MDEKKLYLFDFDGTLTNKDTLFDFLHFSFPHKYKKVFIKFIPLFILVRFKIFDAGKIKQKFISQFLKGKTRSELEELAQCYFESRKNTIISPKALEYIRALSREPNKYIVTASLDLWVKPFAKYLGLRLISTEAEYIDGVFTGKFATPNCNYKQKVVRIISEIQLAHYSKIYAFGDSKGDKNMLELATDPFYRHFE, encoded by the coding sequence ATGGATGAAAAAAAATTATATCTTTTTGACTTTGATGGAACGTTAACAAACAAAGATACTTTATTTGATTTTTTACATTTTTCTTTTCCTCATAAATACAAAAAAGTCTTTATTAAATTTATTCCTTTATTTATATTGGTAAGATTTAAGATATTCGATGCAGGAAAAATTAAGCAAAAATTTATCTCTCAATTTTTAAAAGGTAAAACACGTTCAGAATTAGAAGAATTAGCTCAATGTTATTTTGAAAGTAGGAAAAATACTATTATCAGCCCCAAGGCATTGGAATACATAAGAGCGTTATCAAGAGAACCCAATAAATATATCGTCACAGCTTCCTTAGATCTATGGGTTAAACCTTTCGCAAAATATTTAGGATTACGTTTGATCTCTACAGAGGCAGAATATATTGATGGAGTATTTACCGGTAAATTTGCTACACCTAATTGTAATTATAAACAGAAAGTAGTTAGAATAATTAGTGAAATACAATTAGCCCATTATTCCAAAATATACGCATTTGGAGATAGTAAAGGAGATAAAAATATGTTAGAACTTGCGACAGATCCTTTTTATCGTCATTTTGAATAA
- a CDS encoding lipoate--protein ligase — MRMLFVDNKNNYNPEINLAIEEYLVMNLPIEEDSYLLFYINDPSIIIGKHQNTIEEINNEYVEEKNIKVVRRLSGGGAVYHDRGNLNFSFITKNDGNSFSNYQKYLHPVLEALKQMGVNAEIKGRNDIVVEGKKISGNAQFATNKRMFTHGTLLFNSNMDEVVNSLKVRKDKIESKGIKSIRSRVANISDFVTTDLTIEEFRDKLLLSIFNVDKTEDVNKYELTETDWEQINKISHQRYSNWDWNYGRSPKFYMERSQRFSIGSIDLKLNVEEGNITAIKIYGDFFGVGDLEDIENRLLGKKYTKASVADSLKDIDLSAYFGKITLDEFLSLIY, encoded by the coding sequence ATGAGAATGTTATTTGTAGATAATAAAAACAATTACAATCCCGAAATTAATTTAGCTATTGAAGAGTATCTTGTAATGAACTTGCCAATTGAGGAAGATTCATATCTTCTTTTCTATATAAATGATCCTTCCATAATCATAGGAAAACACCAAAACACTATAGAAGAAATCAATAATGAATATGTAGAAGAAAAAAACATAAAAGTAGTTAGGAGGTTATCGGGAGGAGGAGCTGTGTATCACGATAGAGGTAATTTAAATTTTAGTTTTATTACCAAAAATGATGGTAATAGTTTTTCAAATTATCAAAAATATTTACATCCGGTACTAGAAGCGTTGAAGCAAATGGGAGTCAATGCGGAAATTAAGGGAAGGAATGACATAGTAGTGGAAGGAAAGAAAATAAGCGGAAATGCTCAATTTGCCACTAACAAAAGAATGTTTACCCATGGAACACTATTATTCAACAGCAACATGGATGAAGTTGTTAACTCTTTAAAGGTAAGAAAAGATAAAATTGAATCGAAAGGAATTAAATCAATCAGAAGCAGAGTAGCCAATATATCTGATTTTGTCACAACAGATTTAACCATAGAAGAATTTAGAGATAAATTACTACTTTCAATTTTTAATGTAGATAAAACAGAAGATGTCAATAAATATGAATTGACGGAAACAGATTGGGAACAAATAAATAAAATTTCACATCAAAGGTATTCAAATTGGGATTGGAATTATGGACGTTCTCCCAAATTTTATATGGAAAGAAGTCAACGGTTTTCAATAGGTTCCATCGATTTAAAATTAAATGTAGAAGAAGGAAACATTACTGCAATTAAAATATACGGAGATTTCTTCGGAGTGGGAGACCTTGAAGATATAGAGAACAGATTATTAGGAAAAAAATACACAAAAGCTTCCGTTGCCGATTCATTAAAAGATATTGATCTATCAGCATATTTTGGGAAAATCACACTTGATGAATTTCTTTCCTTAATATATTGA